One window of Cohnella hashimotonis genomic DNA carries:
- a CDS encoding cupin domain-containing protein: MKRNEEWQPAEPGVRRKIVAAGTAIMGMLVAFEAGAEGTVHAHPHEQLTYVAKGELVFRIGDAEHRVSEGDTVYIPSNALHGVRALTPATLFDTFTPLREDLLAAMSVSED; encoded by the coding sequence ATGAAACGAAACGAAGAATGGCAACCCGCCGAACCCGGCGTGCGGCGCAAGATTGTAGCCGCGGGCACAGCCATTATGGGGATGCTCGTGGCGTTCGAAGCCGGCGCCGAAGGCACGGTTCATGCGCATCCGCATGAGCAGCTGACGTACGTCGCGAAGGGCGAGCTGGTCTTCCGGATCGGCGACGCCGAGCACCGCGTCTCGGAGGGGGATACCGTGTATATCCCCTCCAATGCGCTTCACGGCGTCCGGGCGCTGACGCCCGCCACGCTGTTCGACACGTTCACGCCGCTGCGGGAGGATCTGCTCGCGGCGATGAGCGTGTCGGAAGACTGA
- a CDS encoding family 16 glycoside hydrolase → MGISTSTNAYTRLIQVLICCSLLIAYAAVAPKPAAAAGERESASLNGIWDFYPNGGTTRYDIVVPSYWDEAENFGYPSSWATLNYGVYKRNFTIPSSMSGKEIFLDFDQIAPLAKVFVNGTQIATDTNGYLMTRLPYKLDITSVANAGASNTLEVRVWGLQSFPSDAIESGTGKPMYPIGLDNMPWGQGRGIKDDVRLVAYPKLYIADTQVVTNLQNNTDPSDDVIQIVTTVVNKTSTSQTATVKSAATLVGGTLEKSFADQSVTVPAGGTQTVVWNNISWTNAKYWWTHDPKLYNLAVSLVQSGATVDSSTTRFGFRQFAKTSNYFQLNGIKTNLRGDALQFNWRAGSAHGSVPSASQSFKDSNIAQVKKLMDEWVKTYNVARTHVGGAIDELYDYADEIGLLIIDETPFWQYQKTQGFGTTALSNVSKWTSQWVAARRNHPSIVMWSGGNENWGTESSLLPVVTTAIQSADTSRPIMQDDLETDWEQNKHYSTGYAFGNLNTASMYSLYTNNATKPRGEGEAFTPSQGWPVLNADGTYNSTANQTVGTHDHLNDDIVSQAVWHRATDRMVRAMRYAGFADIRYYADWIYAYEPIEATLYPTWSDMTAPGVKPVKIDRPVVNVFSSAYPTVVQSDSYEYTKNSFSPVAAFDKDGDNNNRIGVAPVVFAAGSAANRTIIVYNDEQRDGTAINVNWEAGYVDPATNAYTSFQTGSFAATVAYGSKTEQAISFSVPTGVSAKWLTLKLTASKGGVQKFQETNKLGAIGSVPAPKISVTPAINVGVKNPSNAAQLHKIKLINKGGGLSTNWSVIGQGGYLTLTQTSGNLRGEHELYFTINTNGLAPNTAHTRTLTFTEASGSSTSVVISFTTDASPGAGATGAFTDDFEDGSAADWTTNGGTWSVATDGSKVFRQTDAAATNVSALNGSSTLTDYELSAKVKATSLGSLAGIGLNARFQDTSNTYNFQYYTVGNLIKIQKAVGGTWTTLASKAYTFNTGTWYTFKAVAVGSTLEFWVNGVKELTATDTTFASGQFGLNAHRADASFDDVVVSPVLLADDFEDGNANGWTTAGGTWATATDGTYVYRQSDNTAANVHAIAGSAGWDNYTVSARVKAGSFNGTYSGIGLDARYQDANNQYNFTYYGGGAGTGSTLKISKCIGGTWSDLVTVPFTMTTGTWYTFQAVANGSSLSFWVNGTQMLSVTDSSLSTGKAGLSSHRAQSSFDDVKVLDL, encoded by the coding sequence ATGGGAATTTCGACAAGCACCAACGCTTATACAAGGCTGATACAGGTTCTAATCTGCTGCAGTCTGCTGATCGCCTATGCGGCCGTGGCCCCGAAGCCGGCAGCGGCGGCCGGAGAGCGGGAATCCGCGTCGTTGAACGGCATCTGGGACTTCTATCCGAACGGCGGCACGACCCGCTACGACATCGTCGTCCCCTCCTATTGGGACGAAGCCGAGAACTTCGGCTATCCGTCCAGCTGGGCGACGCTTAATTACGGCGTGTACAAGCGCAATTTCACCATTCCCTCGTCCATGTCGGGCAAAGAGATCTTCCTCGACTTCGATCAGATCGCGCCGCTCGCGAAGGTGTTCGTCAACGGCACGCAGATCGCGACCGATACGAACGGCTATCTGATGACCCGCCTGCCGTACAAGCTGGACATCACGTCCGTCGCGAACGCGGGCGCCTCCAATACCCTCGAGGTGCGCGTCTGGGGCCTGCAGTCCTTCCCTTCCGACGCGATCGAATCCGGCACCGGCAAGCCGATGTACCCCATCGGACTGGACAACATGCCCTGGGGACAGGGACGGGGCATCAAGGACGACGTGCGTCTCGTCGCCTATCCCAAGCTTTACATCGCGGATACGCAGGTCGTGACGAACCTGCAGAACAACACCGACCCATCCGACGACGTCATTCAGATCGTGACGACCGTCGTCAATAAGACTTCGACCTCCCAGACGGCGACCGTCAAGAGCGCGGCGACGCTTGTCGGGGGCACGCTGGAGAAGAGCTTCGCCGACCAGAGCGTCACCGTCCCCGCGGGCGGCACCCAGACGGTCGTATGGAACAATATCTCGTGGACCAACGCCAAGTATTGGTGGACCCACGATCCGAAGCTGTACAACCTCGCCGTCAGTCTCGTTCAATCCGGCGCCACGGTGGACAGCAGCACGACGCGGTTCGGCTTCCGCCAGTTCGCGAAGACTTCGAATTACTTCCAGCTGAACGGCATCAAGACGAACCTGCGCGGCGACGCGCTGCAGTTCAACTGGCGCGCCGGCAGCGCGCACGGCTCGGTCCCGAGCGCCTCCCAGAGCTTCAAGGATTCGAACATTGCCCAGGTCAAAAAGTTGATGGACGAGTGGGTCAAGACGTACAACGTCGCACGCACCCATGTGGGCGGCGCGATCGACGAGCTGTACGATTATGCGGACGAGATCGGGCTGCTTATCATTGACGAGACGCCGTTCTGGCAGTATCAGAAAACCCAGGGCTTCGGCACGACCGCTTTGAGCAACGTGTCCAAGTGGACCAGCCAGTGGGTCGCCGCGCGCCGCAACCATCCCAGCATCGTAATGTGGAGCGGAGGCAACGAGAATTGGGGAACCGAGAGCTCGCTGCTGCCCGTCGTGACGACCGCCATCCAGAGCGCGGATACGAGCCGGCCGATCATGCAGGACGACCTGGAGACGGATTGGGAGCAGAATAAGCACTATTCGACCGGCTATGCCTTCGGCAACCTTAATACCGCCAGCATGTACAGCCTATATACAAACAATGCGACGAAGCCGCGAGGCGAGGGCGAAGCCTTCACGCCGTCGCAGGGATGGCCGGTCCTGAATGCCGACGGCACCTACAATTCGACGGCGAACCAGACGGTGGGCACGCACGACCACCTGAACGACGACATCGTCTCACAGGCCGTATGGCACCGGGCGACCGACCGGATGGTCCGGGCCATGCGCTACGCAGGCTTCGCGGACATCCGCTATTACGCCGATTGGATCTATGCGTACGAACCGATCGAGGCGACGCTCTATCCCACGTGGTCCGATATGACCGCGCCGGGCGTGAAGCCCGTCAAGATCGACCGTCCGGTCGTCAACGTCTTCTCTTCGGCGTACCCTACGGTCGTTCAGTCCGACTCTTACGAATATACGAAAAATTCGTTCTCGCCCGTTGCCGCGTTCGATAAGGACGGGGACAACAACAACCGGATCGGCGTGGCACCGGTCGTATTCGCCGCCGGCAGCGCCGCAAACCGGACGATCATCGTCTATAACGACGAACAAAGAGACGGTACGGCTATTAACGTCAACTGGGAAGCCGGGTACGTGGATCCCGCTACGAATGCCTATACGTCGTTCCAAACCGGCTCCTTCGCCGCGACGGTGGCGTACGGTTCCAAGACAGAGCAGGCAATCAGCTTCTCCGTGCCGACCGGCGTCTCGGCCAAGTGGCTGACGCTCAAGCTCACGGCGAGCAAGGGCGGCGTGCAGAAGTTCCAGGAAACCAATAAGCTCGGCGCCATCGGCAGCGTGCCCGCGCCGAAGATCAGCGTGACGCCGGCCATCAACGTCGGCGTGAAGAACCCTTCGAACGCCGCGCAGCTGCACAAGATCAAGCTGATCAACAAGGGCGGCGGGCTCAGCACGAACTGGTCGGTCATCGGCCAAGGCGGCTACCTGACGCTGACGCAGACCTCGGGCAATCTTCGCGGGGAACACGAGCTCTATTTCACCATCAACACGAACGGATTGGCGCCGAACACCGCCCATACGCGCACCTTGACGTTTACCGAAGCCAGCGGCTCGTCCACCTCTGTCGTCATCTCGTTCACGACGGATGCCAGTCCGGGCGCCGGCGCGACCGGGGCCTTTACGGACGACTTCGAGGACGGCAGCGCAGCGGACTGGACGACGAACGGCGGCACGTGGAGCGTCGCGACCGACGGCTCCAAGGTATTCCGGCAGACCGATGCCGCAGCTACCAACGTATCCGCGCTGAACGGCTCGAGCACGTTGACGGACTATGAACTCTCAGCCAAGGTAAAGGCGACTTCGCTCGGAAGTCTGGCGGGGATTGGACTTAACGCGAGGTTCCAGGATACGAGCAACACCTACAATTTCCAATACTACACCGTTGGCAATTTGATCAAGATCCAAAAGGCCGTCGGCGGAACATGGACAACGCTGGCCTCCAAGGCCTATACGTTCAACACGGGCACCTGGTACACCTTCAAAGCGGTCGCCGTCGGCAGCACGCTGGAATTCTGGGTCAACGGCGTCAAAGAGCTGACCGCGACGGACACCACCTTCGCGTCGGGTCAATTCGGACTGAACGCCCACCGCGCCGACGCCAGCTTCGACGATGTCGTCGTCTCGCCGGTGCTGCTCGCGGACGACTTCGAGGACGGCAACGCGAACGGCTGGACGACCGCGGGCGGCACCTGGGCGACGGCGACGGACGGCACCTACGTGTACCGGCAGTCCGACAACACGGCGGCCAACGTCCATGCGATCGCAGGATCCGCAGGCTGGGACAACTACACGGTGTCCGCGCGGGTGAAGGCCGGGTCCTTCAATGGCACCTACTCCGGAATCGGCCTCGATGCCCGGTACCAGGACGCGAACAACCAGTACAACTTCACCTATTACGGCGGCGGGGCGGGAACCGGCAGTACGCTGAAAATATCCAAATGCATCGGCGGCACATGGTCGGACCTGGTTACGGTGCCTTTTACGATGACGACGGGTACCTGGTACACCTTCCAGGCCGTCGCGAACGGCAGCAGCCTATCGTTCTGGGTGAACGGTACGCAGATGCTGTCCGTCACGGACAGCAGCCTGTCGACAGGAAAAGCGGGACTCAGCTCGCACAGGGCGCAATCGAGTTTCGACGATGTGAAGGTACTTGATCTGTAA